From Myxococcus stipitatus, one genomic window encodes:
- a CDS encoding MJ1255/VC2487 family glycosyltransferase, translated as MRILYGVVGEGMGHATRSRVLLEALTQEHEVHIVVSGRAQDYLAKRFQNVHGIWGLTLAYEGNSVKKWQTVLQNLTGAVTGWPQNVRRYFDLVDEFKPDVVVSDFETFSYLFARAHRLPVISVDNMQVINRCQHEPALLAGYEDSFETSRAIVKAKLPGAFHYLVTTFFYPPVRKRRTTLAPSILRPEILEARSEPGEHLLVYQTSTTNTALPDILKAAGIPCKVYGLRRDLTEDLVDGNLTYRPFSEKGFIDDLRTARGVVASGGYTLMSEAVYLRKPMLSIPLEGQFEQIINALYLEKLGYGMYVKTLTVDALKEFLSRVPRCQEALKGYEQEGNTRMLSALREQLALAYEHRGHWAMERAQD; from the coding sequence TGCGAATCCTCTATGGGGTCGTCGGCGAGGGCATGGGCCATGCGACGCGCTCGCGCGTGCTGCTCGAGGCGCTGACGCAGGAGCACGAGGTCCACATCGTCGTCTCCGGCCGCGCCCAGGACTACCTGGCGAAGCGGTTCCAGAACGTGCACGGCATCTGGGGGCTGACCCTCGCGTACGAGGGCAACTCGGTGAAGAAGTGGCAGACGGTGCTGCAGAACCTCACCGGCGCGGTGACGGGCTGGCCGCAGAACGTGCGGCGCTACTTCGACCTGGTGGACGAGTTCAAGCCGGACGTGGTGGTGAGCGACTTCGAGACGTTCAGCTACCTGTTCGCGCGGGCGCACCGGCTGCCGGTCATCAGCGTGGACAACATGCAGGTCATCAACCGCTGCCAGCACGAGCCTGCGCTGCTGGCGGGGTACGAGGACAGCTTCGAGACCTCGCGCGCCATCGTGAAGGCGAAGCTGCCCGGGGCCTTCCACTACCTCGTCACCACGTTCTTCTACCCGCCGGTGCGCAAGCGCCGCACCACGCTGGCGCCGTCCATCCTGCGGCCGGAGATCCTGGAGGCGAGGTCGGAGCCGGGCGAGCACCTGCTGGTGTACCAGACGTCCACCACCAACACGGCGCTGCCGGACATCCTCAAGGCCGCGGGCATCCCCTGCAAGGTGTACGGGCTGCGCCGCGACCTCACCGAGGACCTGGTGGACGGCAACCTCACATACCGGCCCTTCAGCGAGAAGGGCTTCATCGACGACCTGCGCACCGCGCGCGGCGTGGTGGCCAGCGGCGGCTACACGCTGATGAGCGAGGCGGTGTACCTGCGCAAGCCCATGCTCAGCATCCCCCTGGAGGGCCAGTTCGAGCAGATCATCAACGCCCTCTACCTGGAGAAGCTGGGCTACGGCATGTACGTGAAGACGCTGACGGTGGACGCGCTGAAGGAGTTCCTGTCGCGCGTGCCCCGCTGCCAGGAGGCCCTGAAGGGCTACGAGCAGGAGGGCAACACGCGCATGCTCTCCGCGCTGCGCGAGCAGCTCGCCCTGGCGTACGAGCACCGGGGCCACTGGGCCATGGAGCGGGCCCAGGACTGA